The DNA window TGTCATACACAAAGTATTTTTCCGGGGTGCCATCCTGTAGATTCACCTTGGAAGGTTCGTTGATATACGGATAATCCGGCGGGAAGATCTCGTTGAAGATCAGCTTTCCGACGGTGGTCAACAACAGTGCTTGCCGTTGTTTTTCCGTAAAGGCCGGCTTATTTAGGGTCTTCGCCGGAACCGCAATCCGGGTATGCAGGGAAACATACCCCTGCGTGTAGGCGTTGATCGCTTCGCCGATATCGGTAAATACTTTCCCTTCCCCAGGCGAGCCCGCTCGCTCCAAGGTAAGGTAGTAGCTACCCAGTACCATGTCCTGACCCGGGGTTACAACCGGTTTTCCGTCTTTGGGGTTGAGGATGTTTTGTGCCGCCAGCATCAACAGTCGGGCTTCCGCCTGCGCCTCGGCAGACAATGGCACGTGCACCGCCATCTGGTCCCCGTCAAAGTCAGCGTTATACGCGGTACAGACCAACGGGTGCAAACGAATAGCGCGCCCTTCCACCAGGATAGGCTCAAACGCCTGGATTCCCAAGCGGTGCAACGTAGGAGCACGGTTAAGCAGAACGGGATGCTCTTTAATAACCTCTTCCAGCACATCCCACACTTCAGGGTGAACACGCTCCACTTTGCGCTTGGCGCTCTTAATGTTGTGAGCCAAGCCTTTGGCCACCAGCTCCTTCATCACAAAGGGCTTAAACAGCTCCAACGCCATCTCTTTGGGCAGACCGCACTGATACATCTTTAAGTTGGGTCCCACCACGATAACGGAACGACCGGAGTAGTCCACCCGTTTCCCCAGCAGGTTTTGGCGGAATCGTCCCTGCTTCCCTTTTAGCATATGGGAGAGGGATTTTAAGGGACGGTTGCCAGGTCCCGTAACCGGACGGCCACGGCGGCCGTTGTCGATCAGGGCATCGACGGCCTCTTGCAACATCCGCTTTTCGTTCTGGACGATAATGTCCGGCGCACCCAGATCCAACAAACGCTTTAAGCGGTTGTTCCGGTTGATCACCCGGCGGTAAAGATCGTTGAGGTCGGAGGTAGCAAAACGTCCCCCATCCAGTTGCACCATCGGACGGAGCTCCGGTGGGATTACCGGCAACACGTCCAACACCATCCAATCCGGCTGGTTCCCGGAAGAGCGGAAGGCTTCCAATACCTCTAGCCGTTTGATCGCCCGGTTACGCCGTTGCCCTTGGGCGGTCTGCATTTCGTCTTTGAGTGCTTGCACATCTTTGTCCAAATCGATATCCGCCAAAATCCGCTTAATCGCCTCTGCACCCATCATCGCAGTGAAGGCGTTGCCGTATTTTTCGCGGTAGCTGCGATACTCCTTTTCGGAGAGGAGCTGTTTTTTCTCCAGAGGCGTCGCACCGGGATCCACTACTACATAGGAAGCAAAGTAGATCACTTCCTCCAGCGAGCGGGGCGACATATCGAGAACCAGCCCCATCCGGCTGGGAATTCCTTTGAAATACCAGATGTGGGAGACGGGGGCCGCCAATTCAATGTGACCCATCCGTTCCCGTCGCACTTTTTGCCGGGTTACTTCTACACCACAGCGATCACAAACAACGCCTTTGTAGCGGACGCGCTTATATTTGCCGCAGTGGCACTCCCAATCCTTGGTGGGACCGAAGATTTTCTCGCAGAAGAGCCCTTCTTTTTCCGGCTTCAACGTGCGGTAGTTGATCGTTTCCGGCTTTTTCACTTCCCCACGGGACCAAGAGCGGATTTTATTGGGGGAAGCGAGTCCGATTTTCATGAACTCAAAATTGTTAACGTCCAACACAGGGCATTCCTCCCTCAGGGCAGGGCCGTAAATCGTTCGTCACAGCCACCCTTTGATGGCAGTCGCCTCGCGTATCGAGGCCCGACGTGCGAATCACGAAGAGTTCCGATCGGCGTGGCCGCCGTCGATCTCCAACCCGATTTTGTCACTGGTCGGTTCATCGTCCTCGTCGATTTCACGGATCTCGATTTCCTGTTCATCCTCCGCCAAAATCTTAACGTCCATCCCCAGGCTCTGCAGCTCTTTGATGAGAACCTTGAAGGATTCCGGTACACCGGGCTCAGGGACGTTTTCACCTTTGACGATGGACTCATAGGTTTTCACACGTCCGACCACATCGTCCGATTTGACGGTGAGAATCTCTTGCAATGTGTAGGCGGCACCGTAGGCTTCCAATGCCCACACTTCCATCTCACCAAAGCGCTGCCCACCGAACTGGGCTTTCCCGCCCAAAGGCTGCTGCGTAACCAGTGAATACGGTCCGGTAGAACGAGCATGGATCTTGTCGTCTACCATATGTGCCAGCTTAATCATATACATCACGCCGACGGTTACCCGGTTTTCCATCGGTTCACCGGTTCGTCCGTCAAAGAGCGTCGTTTTACCGTCCCTATCCAACCCCGCTTCCACCAAGGAGTCAAACACGTCTTGCTCTGTCGCCCCGTCAAAGACTGGTGTCGCCATATGGAGGCCCATCTGGCGGGCGGCCATCCCCAAGTGTACTTCCAGCACCTGACCGATGTTCATCCGCGAAGGCACACCCAACGGATTTAACACTACTTGCACTGGGGTGCCGTCAGGCAGGAAAGGCATATCTTCCTCCGGCAGGATGCGGGCGATAACCCCTTTGTTTCCATGGCGTCCCGCCATTTTGTCCCCTTCGGAAATCTTCCGTTTTTGCGCGATGTAGACACGCACCAATTGGTTGACGCCCGGCGGCAATTCGTCGCCGTTTTCCCGTTCAAACACTTTTACATCGACGACAATCCCATCGGTTCCATGGGGGACGCGGAGAGAGGTATCGCGCACTTCCCGTGCTTTTTCCCCGAAAATAGCATGTAGGAGCCGTTCCTCAGCGGTCAGTTCCGTCACCCCTTTGGGGGTTACCTTGCCAACGAGGATATCGCCGGATTTAATCTCAGCCCCAATGCGGATGATGCCTCGCTCATCCAGATTTTTGAGAGCTTCTTCCCCTACATTGGGAATGTCACGGGTGATCTCTTCCGGCCCCAGCTTGGTATCCCGTGCCTCCGACTCATATTCTTCGATATGAACCGAAGTGTAGACGTCTTCTTTTACCAGTTTCTCGGACAAGAGGATGGCATCCTCGTAGTTATACCCTTCCCAAGTCATAAAGGCGACGACGACGTTGCGTCCCAACGCCATCTCCCCTTGCTCGGTGGAAGGACCATCCGCCAGCGTATCTCCTGTCGCCACCCGTTCGCCGTGGCGGACGATGGGGCGCTGGTTGATGCTGGTTCCTTGGTTGGAACGGATATATTTATGCAGCTTATATTTATCCAGATCGCCCCGTACCATCTGACCGTCTACTTCTTCTTCATGCCGCACCCAAATCTCATCAGCGGTAACGCGCTCCACCACACCCGGTCGTTTTGCCAGAATGGTCACACCGGAGTCCCGTGCCGCTTTATACTCCATTCCCGTACCCACAAAGGGAGATTCCGGTTTTAAGAGCGGCACTGCTTGCCGCTGCATGTTGGAACCCATCAAGGCACGGTTGGAGTCATCGTTTTCCAGGAAGGGAATGCAAGCGGTAGCCACCGACACGACCTGTTTGGGCGAAACGTCCATAAAGTCGACGCGCTCCCGCGGTACCGGCATAATCTCTTCCTTGTAGCGGATAACCACCTGTTCATTCACAAACTGCTTATTTTCATCCAGCTCGGCATTGGCCTGCGCGATATAGTAGTTGTCTTCCTCATCCGCCGTCAGGTAGACGATTTCGCCCGTTACTCGACCGGTCTCCGGATCTACCTTGCGGTACGGCGTCTCAATAAAGCCGTACTCGTTGATGCGGGCATAAGAGGACAGCGAGTTAATCAACCCGATGTTGGGACCCTCCGGCGTCTCAATCGGACACATCCGGCCGTAGTGGGAATGGTGAACATCTCGGACTTCCATACCCGCCCGCTCACGGGTGAGACCGCCGGGTCCAAGAGCGGACAAGCGCCGTTTATGGGTCAACTCCGCCAACGGGTTGGTCTGATCCATAAACTGCGACAGCTGGCTGCTGCCAAAGAATTCTTTGATCGAAGCGATTACCGGCCGGATATTGATCAAAGCCTGCGGGGTGATGGCGTTGGCATCTTGGATCGACATCCGCTCCCGCACTACCCGCTCCATCCGGGAAAGCCCGATCCGGAACTGGT is part of the Desmospora activa DSM 45169 genome and encodes:
- the rpoB gene encoding DNA-directed RNA polymerase subunit beta → MAGKLVQYGRRQRRSYERINEVLELPNLIEIQQKSYDWFLENGLKEMFQDISPIEDFTGNLVLEFIDYTLEEPKYSVEESKERDVTYAAPLRVKVRLINKETGEVKEQEVFMGDFPLMTDTGTFIINGAERVIVSQLVRSPSVYYNSKVDKNGKPTFTATVIPNRGAWLEFETDAKDIIYVRIDRTRKIPVTVLLRALGFSSDAEILDLLGEDEYIRNTLDKDNTGNTEKALIEIYERLRPGEPPTADNARSLLFSRFFDPKRYDLANVGRYKMNKKLHIKNRLINQRLAESVIDPETGEIIAEAGQVLDRRLMNRLMSILEAGAYGQYEYSVRGGVPEDGLIHLQSIKIFSPAEDGKVIKVMSNGEIDRSVKNITAEDVIASINYFINLLHGVGNTDDIDHLGNRRLRSVGELLQNQFRIGLSRMERVVRERMSIQDANAITPQALINIRPVIASIKEFFGSSQLSQFMDQTNPLAELTHKRRLSALGPGGLTRERAGMEVRDVHHSHYGRMCPIETPEGPNIGLINSLSSYARINEYGFIETPYRKVDPETGRVTGEIVYLTADEEDNYYIAQANAELDENKQFVNEQVVIRYKEEIMPVPRERVDFMDVSPKQVVSVATACIPFLENDDSNRALMGSNMQRQAVPLLKPESPFVGTGMEYKAARDSGVTILAKRPGVVERVTADEIWVRHEEEVDGQMVRGDLDKYKLHKYIRSNQGTSINQRPIVRHGERVATGDTLADGPSTEQGEMALGRNVVVAFMTWEGYNYEDAILLSEKLVKEDVYTSVHIEEYESEARDTKLGPEEITRDIPNVGEEALKNLDERGIIRIGAEIKSGDILVGKVTPKGVTELTAEERLLHAIFGEKAREVRDTSLRVPHGTDGIVVDVKVFERENGDELPPGVNQLVRVYIAQKRKISEGDKMAGRHGNKGVIARILPEEDMPFLPDGTPVQVVLNPLGVPSRMNIGQVLEVHLGMAARQMGLHMATPVFDGATEQDVFDSLVEAGLDRDGKTTLFDGRTGEPMENRVTVGVMYMIKLAHMVDDKIHARSTGPYSLVTQQPLGGKAQFGGQRFGEMEVWALEAYGAAYTLQEILTVKSDDVVGRVKTYESIVKGENVPEPGVPESFKVLIKELQSLGMDVKILAEDEQEIEIREIDEDDEPTSDKIGLEIDGGHADRNSS